One Prunus dulcis chromosome 7, ALMONDv2, whole genome shotgun sequence DNA segment encodes these proteins:
- the LOC117634136 gene encoding thiol protease aleurain-like translates to MARVTLVLSAALVLVAISCGAAASSFDESNPIRLVSDGLRELEQQVVQVLGYSRRALHFARFAHRYGKKYESVEEMKLRYEIFSENKKLIRSTNKKGLPYTLAVNRFADWSWEEFRRQRLGAAQNCSATTKGSHKLTDAVLPESKNWREEGIVTPVKDQGHCGSCWTFSTTGALEAAYVQAFGKQISLSEQQLVDCAGAFNNFGCSGGLPSQAFEYIKYNGGLDTEAAYPYVGTDGACKFSAENVGAQVLDSVNITLGDEQELKHAVAFVRPVSVAFQVVKSFRFYKSGVYTSDTCGSSPMDVNHAVLAVGYGEEGGVPFWLIKNSWGESWGDNGYFKMEFGKNMCGVATCASYPIVA, encoded by the exons ATGGCTCGCGTGACGCTGGTCTTGTCCGCCGCCTTGGTCCTGGTGGCGATCAGCTGCGGCGCAGCAGCATCGAGCTTCGACGAGTCCAACCCCATCAGATTGGTATCGGATGGCCTCCGTGAGCTGGAGCAGCAAGTCGTCCAAGTCCTCGGCTACTCTCGCCGCGCCCTCCACTTCGCCCGCTTCGCTCACCG GTACGGGAAGAAGTATGAGAGCGTGGAGGAGATGAAGCTGCGGTATGAGATTTTCTCGGAGAATAAGAAGCTGATTCGATCCACAAACAAGAAGGGCTTGCCTTACACTCTTGCTGTCAATC GGTTTGCTGATTGGAGTTGGGAAGAGTTCAGAAGGCAGAGGTTGGGAGCTGCCCAGAACTGCTCTGCCACCACAAAGGGCAGCCACAAGCTCACTGATGCCGTTCTTCCTGAATCG AAAAACTGGAGAGAAGAAGGCATAGTGACCCCAGTTAAAGACCAAGGTCACTGTGGATCTTGCTGGACATTCAG CACCACTGGGGCTCTTGAGGCAGCTTATGTGCAGGCATTCGGAAagcaaatctctctctctgagcaGCAGCTTGTGGATTGTGCTGGAGCTTTCAATAACTTTGGCTGCAGTGGTGGGTTGCCATCTCAAGCTTTTGAGTACATCAAATACAACGGCGGTCTCGACACCGAGGCTGCATATCCTTACGTTGGAACCGACGGGGCTTGCAAATTTTCAGCTGAAAACGTTGGTGCCCAAGTGCTCGACTCTGTCAATATCACCCTG GGTGATGAACAAGAACTAAAGCATGCAGTTGCGTTTGTGCGGCCAGTCAGCGTCGCCTTTCAGGTGGTCAAAAGTTTCCGATTTTACAAGTCGGGAGTCTACACCAGTGACACTTGTGGCAGCAGTCCCATG GATGTGAACCATGCTGTTCTTGCAGTTGGGTATGGAGAGGAAGGCGGTGTCCCCTTCTGGCTCATCAAGAACTCTTGGGGAGAAAGCTGGGGTGACAATGGCTACTTTAAGATGGAGTTTGGGAAGAACATGTGCG GTGTTGCAACATGTGCATCGTACCCGATTGTTGCTTGA
- the LOC117634186 gene encoding serine/threonine-protein kinase RIPK, which yields MAVKKLTWRSIVPYCYKSERPPSKASKKVVAKQTSFQRLSLSDLSNPSSTFSEDLSISLAGSNLHIFTLGELKVITQSFSSSNFLGEGGFGPVHKGFIDDKLRPGLTAQPVAVKLLDLDGSQGHREWLTEVIFLGQLRHPHLVKLIGYCCEDEHRLLVYEYMPRGSLENQLFRRYSVSLPWSTRMKIALGAAKGLAFLHEAEKPVIYRDFKASNILLDSDYTPKLSDFGLAKDGPEGDDTHVSTRVMGTQGYAAPEYIMTGHLTAMSDVYSFGVVLLELLTGRRSVDKNRPHREQNLVEWAKPMLNEPRKLSRIMDPRLEGQYSEIGARKAAALAYQCISHRPKQRPKISDVVKILEPLKDFDDIPIAFVYTVPTESDSIKDVKEGDAQKELKKKNNHHQQNQGPKHHQLRSPKSPHYYSDNMVHQNHRNNVLKSPLHQRGRGI from the exons ATGGCAGTCAAGAAACTCACATGGAGATCCATCGTCCCATATTGCTACAAGTCTGAGCGCCCACCATCAAAGGCTAGCAAGAAAGTGGTAGCAAAACAGACCTCATTCCAGAGGCTTTCTCTATCTGATTTGAGCAATCCAAGCTCAACATTTTCAGAGGACCTCTCCATATCTCTAGCAGGGTCTAATCTTCACATCTTTACTCTTGGGGAGCTAAAGGTGATCACACAGAGCTTCTCCTCCAGCAACTTTCTCGGTGAAGGCGGGTTTGGACCGGTGCATAAAGGGTTCATTGATGACAAGCTTAGGCCTGGTTTGACAGCCCAGCCTGTGGCTGTCAAGCTCTTGGACTTGGATGGTTCTCAAGGCCATAGGGAGTGGCTG ACTGAGGTGATCTTTCTTGGACAACTGAGGCATCCACACCTTGTGAAGCTGATAGGCTATTGCTGTGAAGATGAACATAGGTTACTGGTGTATGAATACATGCCAAGAGGCAGCTTAGAGAACCAGCTATTTAGAA GATATTCAGTATCACTGCCATGGTCAACAAGAATGAAAATTGCGCTTGGAGCCGCAAAGGGCCTTGCCTTCCTCCATGAAGCAGAGAAACCAGTTATCTATCGTGACTTCAAAGCTTCAAACATCTTGTTGGACTCT GATTATACTCCCAAGCTCTCAGATTTTGGTCTAGCAAAAGATGGTCCAGAAGGAGATGACACACATGTTTCTACAAGAGTCATGGGCACACAAGGCTATGCTGCTCCTGAATACATCATGACAG GTCACTTGACAGCAATGAGTGATGTGTATAGCTTTGGAGTGGTACTCTTGGAGCTTTTAACAGGAAGGAGATCTGTGGACAAGAACAGACCTCACAGAGAGCAGAACCTAGTAGAGTGGGCAAAGCCTATGCTGAATGAACCCCGAAAACTTAGCCGAATCATGGACCCGAGACTTGAAGGCCAATACTCCGAAATAGGGGCCAGAAAGGCTGCTGCATTGGCTTACCAATGCATCAGCCACCGGCCAAAACAAAGACCAAAAATCAGTGATGTGGTCAAGATCTTAGAGCCCCTCAAGGATTTTGATGACATTCCCATTGCCTTTGTGTACACAGTTCCTACCGAATCCGATTCGATTAAAGATGTAAAAGAAGGTGATGCACAGAaggaattgaagaagaagaacaaccaCCATCAGCAAAATCAAGGCCCTAAGCATCATCAGCTAAGATCACCAAAGTCTCCACATTATTACTCAGACAACATGGTGCACCAAAACCATAGAAATAATGTTTTAAAATCTCCCTTGCACCAGAGAGGCAGGGGAATATAG
- the LOC117634429 gene encoding trimethyltridecatetraene synthase-like, giving the protein MEEAASFSLAVLSFSTLALLVALALLSKILFPLPKKLKLPPGPKPWPIIGNLNLVGPLPHQSAHKLSQTYGPIMQVKLGSCPVVVASSPEMAKQFLKTHDRIFASRPQTAAGKYLNYGYLSVTHAPYGPYWRQGRKIFISELFSPKSLESFRYIRVEENRAFISRLYAMSGKAVVLKQHLSRLTLSVLCRIVLGKDHFSLTTSKSSIISLKESQDMTDELYLLAGVANIGDWIPWLDVFDLQGYVKRMKALQKKLDRFYEFVLNEHKARKEGVGEFVAKDMVDLLLQLVDDPNDLEVKLTYDTVKAFTQDLVIGGSDTSATTLEWAMSELIKQPNLIKKATEELDRVIGRERWVEEEDLENLPYMDAIMKEAMRKHPVIVLLPHLALEDCNVAGYDVCKGTLVLVNIWSMGRDPTLWDAPDEFRPERFLGNNAIDVKGQSFELLPFGSGRRMCPGYGHALKMVRSCLANMLHGFTWKLPGNVKTEDLGMEESYGLLTHRKFPLVVVTEPRLPIRLY; this is encoded by the coding sequence ATGGAGGAGGcggcttctttttctttggctgttttaagtttttcaaCCCTTGCACTGCTTGTTGCTCTGGCCCTTCTCTCCAAAATTCTCTTTCCCCTGCCCAAGAAGCTAAAACTTCCACCAGGTCCCAAACCATGGCCTATAATTGGCAACCTCAACCTCGTTGGTCCTCTGCCTCATCAATCCGCTCACAAGTTGTCCCAAACTTATGGACCAATAATGCAGGTTAAGCTTGGCTCCTGCCCAGTTGTAGTTGCCTCATCTCCAGAAATGGCAAAGCAATTTTTAAAGACGCATGATCGCATCTTTGCCTCTAGGCCTCAAACTGCAGCAGGCAAGTACCTCAATTATGGCTACCTCAGTGTCACTCATGCACCTTATGGTCCATATTGGCGTCAAGGCCGCAAAATTTTCATCTCTGAGCTCTTTAGCCCAAAAAGTCTAGAGTCCTTTCGATACATCCGGGTTGAGGAAAATCGCGCTTTTATTTCGCGACTCTATGCCATGTCAGGGAAGGCAGTTGTGCTCAAACAGCATCTGTCACGCCTAACTCTTAGCGTTCTGTGCAGAATTGTGTTGGGTAAGGACCATTTTAGCTTGACCACATCCAAGAGTTCCATAATATCACTCAAAGAATCTCAGGACATGACAGATGAGTTGTACTTGCTTGCTGGGGTAGCCAATATAGGGGATTGGATACCGTGGCTAGATGTTTTTGACTTGCAAGGTTATGTAAAGCGAATGAAGGCCTTACAGAAAAAGTTGGACCGGTTTTATGAGTTCGTGCTCAATGAACACAAGGCCAGGAAGGAAGGAGTGGGGGAGTTTGTGGCAAAGGACATGGTGGATTTACTATTGCAGCTGGTTGATGATCCTAACGATCTTGAAGTTAAGCTCACCTATGACACTGTCAAGGCATTCACTCAGGACTTGGTAATTGGAGGCTCTGATACCTCTGCTACCACTTTGGAATGGGCAATGTCTGAACTCATAAAACAACCAAACCTCATCAAAAAGGCCACCGAAGAGCTCGATAGAGTgattggaagagagagatgggtaGAAGAGGAAGACCTCGAAAACCTTCCTTATATGGATGCTATTATGAAAGAGGCAATGAGGAAGCACCCTGTAATTGTATTGCTACCACATTTAGCTCTTGAGGATTGCAATGTGGCAGGTTATGATGTTTGTAAAGGAACTCTAGTGCTTGTGAACATATGGAGCATGGGGAGAGATCCCACGCTGTGGGATGCACCAGATGAGTTTAGGCCTGAGAGGTTCTTAGGGAATAATGCAATTGATGTGAAGGGACAGAGTTTTGAACTGCTTCCATTTGGTTCAGGAAGGAGGATGTGCCCTGGTTATGGTCATGCACTGAAAATGGTAAGGTCTTGTTTGGCTAACATGTTACATGGGTTCACCTGGAAACTGCCTGGAAATGTGAAAACAGAAGATTTGGGCATGGAGGAATCTTATGGATTGCTCACACATCGGAAGTTCCCACTTGTTGTAGTCACAGAACCTCGGCTGCCAATTCGTCTTTACTAA
- the LOC117633519 gene encoding pentatricopeptide repeat-containing protein At2g06000: MKTKDPNRKPNSISEPPVRKPGQTNQTQTRIVIENIYESRAEPSDGVAVQMTLLFFTARPTFWVRASKIAISHFHSLAHGGARPQIEVISNPEAWFVKVVCTLFVRSHALDSYLGYLSKNLTPSIAFEVIRRLNHPKLGLKFFELSRLSLSVNHSVWTYNFLLRSLCQIGLQDSAKLVFDYMRSDGHTPDDSIAELLVSSYAQMGKLNNAENLLDEVHCGEVRLSPLVYNNLFNVLVKQNKVEEAVCLFRKHMGSHCRPDSWTFNILIRGLCRIGEIDKAFEFFSDMESFGCYPDIVTYNTLISGLCRANEVDRGCHLLKEVQSRIELSPDVITFTSVISGYCKLGKMEEASVLFDEMNNSGVGPTSVTFNALIDGFGKSGNMISARAMYEKMLFHGYRPDVITFTSLIDGYCRAGKLSQGLKLWQEMNAKNVSPSAYTFSVLINALCKENRLQEAREFLRQLKRSNVIPRPFIYNPVIDGFCKAGNVDEANLIVAEMEEKRCSPDKVTFTILILGNCMKGRMSEAISNFKRMLAIGCAPDNITVDSLISCLMKAGMPNEAHHIKKIAYKDLNLGMSPSLRADHLRANAKITVAV; encoded by the coding sequence ATGAAGACTAAGGATCCGAATCGAAAACCCAATTCGATTTCCGAGCCACCCGTAAGAAAACCTGGTCAAACGAATCAAACCCAGACAAGGATTGTGATTGAGAATATCTACGAGAGCAGAGCTGAGCCAAGTGATGGCGTGGCGGTGCAGATGACCCTCTTGTTCTTCACAGCCCGTCCCACCTTTTGGGTTCGAGCCTCCAAGATCGCCATTTCCCATTTCCACAGTCTTGCCCATGGAGGAGCTCGACCTCAAATAGAGGTAATATCAAACCCAGAGGCTTGGTTTGTTAAGGTTGTTTGCACACTCTTTGTTCGCTCGCATGCTTTGGATTCTTACTTGGGTTATCTTAGTAAGAACTTGACGCCTTCTATTGCTTTCGAGGTTATTAGACGGCTAAACCATCCGAAACTGGGGTTGAAGTTCTTTGAGCTTAGTAGGCTCAGTTTGAGTGTTAACCATAGTGTATGGACgtacaattttcttttgaggtCTCTATGTCAAATTGGTCTTCAAGATTCTGCTAAGTTGGTGTTTGATTACATGAGGAGTGACGGCCATACGCCTGATGATTCGATTGCAGAACTATTGGTATCATCCTATGCCCAAATGGGCAAGTTAAATAACGCTGAGAACCTTCTTGATGAGGTTCACTGTGGTGAGGTTAGATTGTCGCCTTTGGTGTACAATAACTTGTTCAATGTGTTGGTTAAGCAGAATAAAGTAGAGGAGGCTGTTTGCTTATTTAGAAAGCATATGGGTTCGCATTGTCGTCCAGATAGTTGGACTTTCAATATTCTAATTCGAGGTTTATGCAGAATTGGAGAAATTGATAAGgcttttgagtttttcagtgATATGGAGAGTTTTGGTTGTTACCCTGATATCGTTACATATAACACACTAATTAGTGGACTTTGTAGGGCTAATGAGGTAGATAGAGGGTGTCATTTACTTAAGGAGGTTCAGTCAAGAATCGAACTTTCACCGGATGTTATAACTTTTACGTCAGTCATATCAGGCTACTGCAAATTGGGTAAGATGGAGGAGGCCTCTGTTCTTTTTGATGAGATGAATAATTCTGGAGTTGGACCAACTTCTGTTACTTTTAATGCATTGATTGATGGATTTGGTAAGTCTGGTAACATGATTTCTGCACGTGCTATGTATGAGAAAATGCTCTTTCATGGTTATCGTCCGGATGTTATAACCTTCACTTCCCTAATTGATGGCTATTGTCGAGCTGGGAAACTGAGCCAGGGATTAAAGCTTTGGCAAGAGATGAATGCAAAAAATGTATCTCCAAGTGCATATACGTTCTCTGTCCTTATTAATGCTTTGTGCAAGGAGAATAGACTACAGGAGGCGCGTGAGTTTCTGAGGCAATTGAAGAGGAGTAATGTCATTCCCCGACCTTTTATATATAACCCTGTGATAGATGGATTTTGTAAGGCTGGCAATGTTGATGAGGCAAACCTAATTGTGGCAGAGATGGAGGAGAAGAGATGTAGCCCTGATAAAGTGACATTTACCATTCTCATACTCGGGAATTGTATGAAAGGGAGAATGTCAGAGGCAATTAGCAACTTTAAAAGGATGTTGGCGATTGGATGTGCCCCAGACAACATCACTGTAGATTCTTTGATATCTTGCCTCATGAAGGCTGGGATGCCTAATGAAGCCCATCACATTAAGAAAATTGCATATAAGGATCTGAATTTGGGTATGTCACCTTCACTAAGAGCTGATCATTTGAGAGCAAATGCAAAAATTACAGTGGCTGTTTGA
- the LOC117635094 gene encoding trimethyltridecatetraene synthase-like has translation MEASSSSAVLALALLAALALLSKILFAKRPKLPPGPKPWPIIGNLNLLGPLPHQSLHKLSQTYGPIMQLKFGSYPVVVASSPEMTKQFLKTHDHIFASRPQTAAGKYLTYDYLDVTWATYGPYWRQGRKIFLMELFSPKRLVSFRYIWVEENRAFASRLYALSGKTVVLKEHLSRLSLSIMSRIVLGKEYFSLTDFESSIMSLKEFQDMLDELFLLNGVFNIGDWIPWLDFLDLQGYVKRMKVVKKKMDWFYEFVLHEHKARKEGVKEFVAKDMVDLLLQLVDDPNDLEVKLTYDSIKAFTQDLIAGGTDTSACVLEWAMSELIKQPNLIEKATEELDRVIGKERWVEEKDLENLPYMDAIMKETMRKHPAVVMLAPHLALEDCNVAGYDVRKGTIVFVNLWSMGRDPKLWDAPDEFRPERFLGKAIDVKGQSFELLPFGSGRRMCPGYSLGLKMIGSCLANMLHGFNWKLPENVKVEDLGMEEVYGLVTPRKFPLVAVTEPRLPIHLY, from the exons ATGgaggcttcttcttcttcggcTGTTTTAGCCCTTGCATTGCTAGCTGCTCTGGCCCTTCTCTCCAAAATTCTATTTGCCAAacgcccaaaacttccaccaGGTCCAAAACCATGGCCTATAATTGGCAACCTCAATCTCCTTGGTCCTCTGCCTCATCAATCCCTTCACAAATTGTCCCAAACTTATGGACCAATAATGCAGCTTAAGTTTGGCTCCTACCCAGTTGTTGTTGCCTCATCTCCAGAAAtgacaaaacaatttttaaaGACACATGATCACATCTTTGCATCTAGGCCTCAAACTGCTGCTGGCAAGTACCTCACTTATGACTACCTCGATGTCACCTGGGCAACTTATGGTCCATATTGGCGTCAAGGCCGCAAAATTTTTCTCATGGAGCTGTTTAGCCCCAAAAGACTAGTGTCTTTTCGATACATTTGGGTTGAGGAAAATCGTGCTTTTGCTTCGCGACTCTATGCCTTGTCGGGGAAGACAGTTGTGCTCAAAGAGCATCTGTCACGCCTAAGTCTTAGCATTATGAGCAGAATTGTGTTGGGGAAGGAGTATTTTAGCTTGACCGACTTCGAGAGTTCAATAATGTCACTCAAAGAATTTCAGGACATGTTAGATGAGTTGTTCTTGCTTAATGGGGTATTCAATATAGGGGATTGGATACCATGGCTTGATTTTTTGGATTTGCAAGGTTATGTAAAGCGAATGAAGGtcgtaaagaaaaaaatggactGGTTTTATGAGTTTGTGCTCCATGAACACAAGGCCAGGAAGGAAGGAGTGAAGGAGTTTGTGGCAAAGGACATGGTGGATTTACTATTGCAGCTGGTTGATGATCCTAATGATCTTGAAGTTAAGCTCACCTATGACAGTATCAAGGCATTCACTCAG GACTTGATAGCTGGAGGCACTGATACCTCTGCTTGCGTTTTGGAATGGGCAATGTCTGAGCTCATAAAACAGCCAAACCTGATCGAAAAGGCGACAGAAGAGCTTGACAGAGTGATTGGGAAGGAGAGATGGGTAGAAGAGAAAGACCTCGAAAACCTTCCTTATATGGATGCAATTATGAAAGAGACAATGAGGAAGCACCCTGCGGTTGTAATGCTAGCACCACATCTAGCTCTTGAAGATTGCAATGTGGCAGGTTATGATGTTCGTAAAGGGACTATAGTGTTTGTGAACCTATGGAGCATGGGAAGAGACCCCAAACTGTGGGATGCACCAGATGAGTTTAGGCCTGAGAGGTTCTTAGGGAAGGCAATTGATGTGAAGGGACAGAGTTTTGAGTTATTGCCATTTGGTTCAGGAAGGAGGATGTGCCCTGGTTATAGTCTTGGACTGAAAATGATAGGGTCTTGTTTGGCTAACATGTTACATGGGTTTAACTGGAAACTGCCTGAAAATGTGAAAGTTGAAGATTTGGGCATGGAGGAGGTTTATGGATTGGTCACACCTCGGAAGTTCCCACTTGTTGCGGTCACAGAACCTCGGCTGCCAATCCATCTTTATTAA